Sequence from the Afifella aestuarii genome:
ATGCAGGCCTTCGATTTGACCGATGTTCAGGCGGAGGCGATCCTCAATATGCGCCTGCGCGCTTTGAGGAAGCTCGAAGAGATCGAGATCCGCAAGGAGCACGAGGCTCTGACCGCCGAGCAGACGGATCTGACGGGCCTCCTTGAATCGGAAGAGCGTCAGTGGAAATGCGTCTCTTTCGAAATCTCTTCGGTGAAGAAGAAGTTCGGTCCGGACACCGAGATCGGTCGCCGGCGCACGACGTTTGCCGATGCCCCGGAGATCGACGTCGAGGAGATCCAGCAGGCGATGATCGAGCGCGAGCCGATCACGGTCATCCTGTCTGAAAAGGGCTGGCTGCGCACGATGCGTGGCCATATGACCGATTTCTCGTCGCTGAGCTTCAAGGAAGGCGACCGTCTCAAGATCGCGTTCCCGGCGCACACGACCGACAAGATCTTGTTCTTTTCCACCGGCGGTAAGGCATTCACCCTCGAGGCCGCCCGGCTGCCCGGTGGCCGCGGCCAGGGAGAGCCGGTGCGGCTCATGGTGGAGATGGACAAGGACAGCGACATCCTTGCTGCCTTCGTGCACGACCCGCAGGTAAAACGCCTCGTCGCGTCATCCGTCGGAAACGGCTTCATCATCGCCGAAACTGATATGGTAGCAAACACTCGTAAAGGCCGGCAGATATTGAATGTATCCGGATCGGATGAGGCCCGGATTTGCGTTCCGGCCGCCGGCGATCATGTGGCCGTCATCGGAGAAAACCGGAAGCTTCTGATTTTCCCGAGGGAGCAGCTGCCGGAAATGACACGCGGCAAGGGCGTCAGGCTGCAGCGCTACAAGGATGGCGGCATTTCGGACGTGCGCGTCTTTGAAGGCGAACAGGGACTCTCCTGGAGCGATTCTGCCGGCCGTACGCATGCGCGCTCTTATGGCGATCTGTCTGAGTGGCTCGGCGAACGCGCGCAGGCGGGACGGATGGCACCGCAGGGTTTTCCGAAGTCGAACCGCTTCAGCCCCGCTTCCTGAGGGTGCTCAGTCGACAAGTTTGAGGTCGGCGATCACCGGGTAATGGTCGGAGCCGAGATAGGGGCCCCGTCTCACATCGGTTTTGCGGATGGCTTTTCCGATGAAGATATGGTCGAGCGGCATGAAGGGGCCGAAGGCGCGAACCGAGTGACGGCCGCGAAAGACGGCCTTTTCGCTCGGCCAGGTCGGCATGGCGCGCGTGATACGGTGCAACGGGATCGCCGCGCCGAATCTCTGCAAGGCAAAGGACCACGGCGTTGAATTGAAGTCGCCTGCGAGGATCGTGTTGGGTCCGGCATCCTGAAGATCCTTCCTCATGGCCTCAAACTGCATCGTCTGGCCGCGCGCCGGTACCGGCCAGTCGAGATGCGTGCCCCAGACGGTGACGGGAATGCCGTCCTTCTCAAACGTGACGCTCATGAGTGAGACGTTGTTTTCCCGAGGCTCTCCGGCGGGAGGATCCCACACATAGGTCTTGGTGAACGGATGGCGGGTCAGGATCGCGACGTCGCAGAAATGCGCTGAGAAGCAATCGAGCCGATAGGGTAGAAAAGGCTTCAGCGCCGCCAAAACATGCGCCGTATTGGGCCAGGCCTCGATCAAGACGAGGACGTCCGGGCGCTCCCGCTCGACCATCCGGGCGAGGCCCGCAGCGTCGACGCGTTTGTCGAGCATGTTGAAACTGATCACTTTCAGAGGAACGCCAGCGGTCTCGGCTGCGATGCTTCCGAAATGCGCTTCGGGCAAGATCTCCGCGATCAGGAACCAGCCTTGGGCGAGCGCGAGGAAGACGCCGAGTGCGAAGGCCAGCCTCAAGCGGGCAAAGAGGGCGAGTGCCGCGACAAGCGCGAACCCAGCAAACAGAAAGGGCCGGAAGTGATTGATGCTGTCGAGAGACGGCCACCAATAGCCGCCAAAGCTGATCAGGCTCGCCAGCATCACACCGACGAGCCCCACCCACACGAGAAATCTCAGCAAAAGCGTTCCCAGCCTCGCATGGTCAGCCGTTCCTGCGGTCGGAAACGCGATTTGTACGCCATCTTTCGGGAACCCTCGACCCAATAGCCGAGATAGACATAGGGCTTTCCGAGCCGCTTGGCGCGCTCGATGTGATCGAGGATGATGAAGGTGCCGAGGGAGCGGTCTTTCGCCTCCGGGTCGAAGAACGAATAGACCATCGAGAGCCCGTCGGCGAGCACGTCGGTCAGAGCGCAGGCGATGAGTTCGCCGTCGCCTCGCCGTCCGGTGGCGCTGTCGGCGGTGCGCCGCCGGTATTCGACGAGCTTCGTCTCGACATGGCTGTCTTCGACCATGAGTGAATAATCGAGAACCGTCATCTGCAGCATGCCGCCACCGGAATGGCGCTCTTCGAGATATCGGTAGAAGAGAGAATACTGATCGGTGGTTGCGATGTTGTCGCGCCAGTCGGAGACGAGATCGCGATTGCGCTGCGTGATTCGACGCATCGAGCGCGTCGGAGAAAAAAGGTCGGCACAGACCCGAACCGACACGCAGGCCGCGCAACGGTCACAGGCCGGTCGATAGGCGATCGTCTGGCTGCGCCGGAAGCCGCCCTGGCTCAAAATGTCGTTCAAAGGCGCCGAATGCGGTCCCGCGAGTTGGGTGAAGACTTTGCGTTCCTGCCGACCGGGAAGATAGGGGCAGGGGCCGGGGGCAGTGAGATAGAATTGCTGAGCTTCTGCAATCGGCCGCGTCATATGAACCTCACTCAGATGCCATAATACCACGGCGCGAACAGTGAAAACACAAGCCATGAAATGATGGTGAGCGGTCCGCCCGCCAAGAGAAAATCGACGAAACGATAGTTTCCCGGGCCCATGACGAGGAGATTCGTCTGGTAACCGATCGGTGTCGCAAACGAGGCGTTGGCGGCGAAGATCACGGCCATGACGAAGGGCAGGGCCGGAGCCCCGATGGCCGCGGCCGCTGAGACCGCGATCGGGGTAAAAAGCACGGCTGTCGCATTATTCGACAAGACGTTGGTGAGGATCGCGATCAACGCGAAGAGCGCCGAGAGCAGGAGACGCGGGCCTCCATGTTCCGTTATCGCGACGAGGTGCTCCGCCAGGAATTGTGCGCCGCCTGTTCGCTCCAGCGCGGTCGCGAGGGCGATCGAGGCGCCAATCAACATGAAAATGCGGCTGTCGAAGGCCCGCCGCGCTTGGCGAATGTTGAGGCAGCCGAAGACGAGCATCAGGAGGGCCGCACCAAGCGCTGCAATCGCGATGGGGACGAGCCCGGTCGCCGCGAGGACGATCAGCCCTGTGAAGATGAGGATTGAGCGAAGTGTATCCCTCCGCGCCGGCAGCGGCGCGAACGATTTTTCGAGCAGAAGCAGATCACGGCTGCCGCGCAGCCGATCGAAGGCGGCGTCCGTACCGGAAAGAAGCAGCACGTCGCCTTCTTCCAGCCGCACGTCGGAGAACGCCTGGCGGGACATGCGGCCGCGCCGCTCGACGGCGACGACACTGATGCCGCTCGTCTGCTCGATACCCGTCTCGGCCGGCGAGCGACCGATGATGCGGCCGCCGGGCGCTACGATTGCTTCGCCGACGGAATGTGTGCCGCCACCGGCGGTCTCGGTGCTGCGTTCGCCGCGCGCCGGCTTGATGATGCCGTGACGGGCGAGATCCTCGCGGATGCCGCTGAAAACCGCGAGATCGCCCGGCTGCAGCTCGATATCTTCAAAGGGAGGCAGATGGATGGTGCCGCCGCGCCGCACCAGCCGGACGGTGATGTCGCGAAGTCCCGGGAACAGGCCGGCAACCGAGCGCATGCCGACGAGCGGATGCCCCTCCGGCAGAACGATTTCTGTGATGAACTGCTTGCCGCTCGCGAACTTGACCGCTTCCTGGGGGCGTTTCCCGAAGAAGCGGGGAATGACGAACAGGATGTAGGGGACCGCGATCGCAGCGATCGCAAGTCCGGGGGCCGTAAGATCGAAGAGCCTGAGACTGATGCCAGCTTCGTGATGCGCCACCTGCGCGACCAGAAGATTGGTCGACGAGCCGATCAATGTCGTCGAGCCGCCGATGATGGTCGCAAAATTCATTGCCATGAGAAGCTTCGCCGGTGAGATCCGCTGCTCACGGGCGAGTGACATCAGCACCGGGATCATCATCACCACGACGGGCGTGTTGTTGAGGAAGGCCGAAAGTGCGCCCGCAAAGACGATGAGGAGTATGAAGACCGCAGATGGCGGCAGGCGGGTGTTGCGTGCAAGATGCCGGCTCGGACCATCGAGAGCGCCGGTCTGAAACAGCCCCTGTCCAACGACAATCAAACTGAGCACGGCCACGAGTGCGGGGTTGGCGAAGCCCTGCAGCAGATCTTCAAACGATAACGGGGAGGACAGGCCGAAAGCCCCAGGCGCAACGACGAAGATGAGCGTCAGCAGAACCAGCGAGGCGAGCGCAGTCGTCTCGACCGCCACGCGCTCAAGCGAAAAGCCAACGATGGTCAGTGCGATCACCCCGAAGGTGAGCCACATCTGCAAATCGGAAAAAGTCATGCCCGGCTCCGTCGGCAAAGTACCGGCGGAGTCAAGGCCCTACAATCCCAGATTGTTGCGACGATCGGCGAGGGAGGGACGCTTGGCGCGCCTCAAAGCCGGCCGTCATCCCTGCGGATGACCGTCGTTCCAAGAACGATGTCGTGGAGAAGCCTTTTGCGCGGAGAGAAAAGGGAAACAAGCAGAACAAAGGGCGTGAGCACCGTCACCGAGAACCAGAAGAGGACAGCATGAACGAAGGCGAGGAGGCTGTACATGCGCCCGCCGTCGAAGGTGCGCATCTCGATCCCCATGGCGCGCATCCCGGGTGTGGCCGATTCGGAGCTGCCGAGGGTGAACATCGTGTAGAGGATCGGGACGACGGGCCAGATCAGCCCGAAGAGAAGCCAGCCGAGGCCGAGTGTGAAAAGGCCAAGGAAGGTGATGGCAACGAACGATACGGTCATCAGCACGACCATGATGACGGCATCGACCAGAAAGGCCGAAATACGGCGCGTTCTGACGTTGTCGTAGAGCTCGGGATGCTGTGTCGGATCAAGCATCCGCGTCTCGTCCAGGTCGATCGCGTCGTGGATTGCAGTCATGGGCCTCTCCTTCGATCCTGAGGAAGTGGGGAGGCCCATGCTCGGCTTCAAGCTCTGCCAGACGCAGCTTCTAGAGGCTGGCGCGCAGGATCTCTGCGGCGCGCGGGGCGAAATAGGTGAGGATGGAATCGGCACCCGCCCGCTTGAACGCGACCAGCTGCTCCATCATCGCCCGCTCGCCATCGAGCCAGCCATTCGCGGCGGCTGCCTGGATCATCGAATACTCGCCAGACGTATTGTAGGCGACGGTCGGCATGCCGAACGTGTCTTTCAGGCGTCGGATGATGTCGAGATAGGGAAGCCCTGGCTTCACCATGATCATGTCGGCACCCTCGGCGATGTCGAGTTCGGCCTCGCGCAAAGCCTCGTCCGAATTGGCGGGATCCATCTGATAGGTCTTCTTGTCGCCCGACAGCATGGTTCCCGAGCCGACGGCGTCGCGGAACGGGCCATAGAAGGCCGAGGCGTATTTCG
This genomic interval carries:
- a CDS encoding endonuclease/exonuclease/phosphatase family protein codes for the protein MLRFLVWVGLVGVMLASLISFGGYWWPSLDSINHFRPFLFAGFALVAALALFARLRLAFALGVFLALAQGWFLIAEILPEAHFGSIAAETAGVPLKVISFNMLDKRVDAAGLARMVERERPDVLVLIEAWPNTAHVLAALKPFLPYRLDCFSAHFCDVAILTRHPFTKTYVWDPPAGEPRENNVSLMSVTFEKDGIPVTVWGTHLDWPVPARGQTMQFEAMRKDLQDAGPNTILAGDFNSTPWSFALQRFGAAIPLHRITRAMPTWPSEKAVFRGRHSVRAFGPFMPLDHIFIGKAIRKTDVRRGPYLGSDHYPVIADLKLVD
- a CDS encoding arginyltransferase, whose protein sequence is MTRPIAEAQQFYLTAPGPCPYLPGRQERKVFTQLAGPHSAPLNDILSQGGFRRSQTIAYRPACDRCAACVSVRVCADLFSPTRSMRRITQRNRDLVSDWRDNIATTDQYSLFYRYLEERHSGGGMLQMTVLDYSLMVEDSHVETKLVEYRRRTADSATGRRGDGELIACALTDVLADGLSMVYSFFDPEAKDRSLGTFIILDHIERAKRLGKPYVYLGYWVEGSRKMAYKSRFRPQERLTMRGWERFC
- a CDS encoding SLC13 family permease, coding for MTFSDLQMWLTFGVIALTIVGFSLERVAVETTALASLVLLTLIFVVAPGAFGLSSPLSFEDLLQGFANPALVAVLSLIVVGQGLFQTGALDGPSRHLARNTRLPPSAVFILLIVFAGALSAFLNNTPVVVMMIPVLMSLAREQRISPAKLLMAMNFATIIGGSTTLIGSSTNLLVAQVAHHEAGISLRLFDLTAPGLAIAAIAVPYILFVIPRFFGKRPQEAVKFASGKQFITEIVLPEGHPLVGMRSVAGLFPGLRDITVRLVRRGGTIHLPPFEDIELQPGDLAVFSGIREDLARHGIIKPARGERSTETAGGGTHSVGEAIVAPGGRIIGRSPAETGIEQTSGISVVAVERRGRMSRQAFSDVRLEEGDVLLLSGTDAAFDRLRGSRDLLLLEKSFAPLPARRDTLRSILIFTGLIVLAATGLVPIAIAALGAALLMLVFGCLNIRQARRAFDSRIFMLIGASIALATALERTGGAQFLAEHLVAITEHGGPRLLLSALFALIAILTNVLSNNATAVLFTPIAVSAAAAIGAPALPFVMAVIFAANASFATPIGYQTNLLVMGPGNYRFVDFLLAGGPLTIISWLVFSLFAPWYYGI
- a CDS encoding RDD family protein, whose translation is MTAIHDAIDLDETRMLDPTQHPELYDNVRTRRISAFLVDAVIMVVLMTVSFVAITFLGLFTLGLGWLLFGLIWPVVPILYTMFTLGSSESATPGMRAMGIEMRTFDGGRMYSLLAFVHAVLFWFSVTVLTPFVLLVSLFSPRKRLLHDIVLGTTVIRRDDGRL